CGGAACCGGCGCTTCGGTGGAGGGGATCCCCGTGGACGTGGCAGGGACGGAACAGCACCATCTGGGACCGCATCCGCAGGAAGGCGGGGTTGTCCCGATCCTCCGGGGAGAACCGAAGCCCCCGGACCAGCTCGGGATCCACCGCTGCCGCCAGCCAGAGGACCTGCTGGAGCAGATCCTCCTTCATGCGGGTTCCCGCAACCTGCACCGCCAGGGACACCAACACCAGGGAGACCGTCAGGAAGAGCCCCGCAAGCCCCCCCAGAAACCAGCGTCCTCTTCCTCGTCCGCGAAGGGCCTCCTCCACGGCGGCTTCCCCCTATCCCGGAAACTCCAGGCTCCGGGCCCGCCAGGCCCAGTTGCCCCCCTTCGACGCCGGACGGTTCATCCGGGCCGAACCGGGGAGGCCCTGGAGATCCTGAAGCGGCACCACCGCCAGGCGGGATGGGGACTGGAGGGCCAACCGGGTCAGCTCCCGCGGCACCTCCTCCGCCCCCACGGGGCGCCCCAGGTAGTCGAAGAGGGCCCGTTTCTCCTCCCCCGTGGCGTCGGAGGTCCACCAGCCCCGGGCGGTGTTGTTGTCGTGGGTCCCCGTGTAGACCACCCCCAGGGGCTCGTGGTTCGGGGGAAGGTGGGGGTTGTCCCCGTCGCCCCCGAAGGCGAACTGGAGCACCCGCATCCCCGGCAGACGGTAGCGGTGCATCAGGGCGATCACGTCCTCCGTGATGACCCCCAGGTCCTCCGCCACCAGGGGCAGGGGGGAGGGAACGCCGGGGGGCAGGTCCTCCACGGGAGGAACCCCGAAGGCGGCGTGGAGGGCGTCGAAGAAGGCCTTCCCCGGACCGGGGCGCCAACACCCCTTCACCGCCGTGGCCTCCCCCGCCGGGATGGCCCAGTAGCCGCAGAACCCCCGGAAGTGGTCGATGCGCACCGTGTCCAGCCCCCGCAGGGTCCAGCGCAGCCGGTCCACCCACCAGCGGAAGCCCTGGGCCTCCAGGACGTCCCACCGGAACAAGGGGTTGCCCCACCGTTGTCCCGTCTCGCTGAAGTAGTCCGGCGGCACCCCCGCCACCTCCACGGGCCGACCGGACGCATCCAGCTGAAAAAGCTCCCGGTGGGCCCAGGCGTCCGCCCCGTCGGCGGCCACGTAGATGGGCAGGTCCCCGAAGAGGTGCACCCCCGCCCCGGCACAGTGCCCCTTCAGGCGGTCCAGCTGCCGGTGGGCCAGAAACTGGACGAACCCCTCGAAGGCCATCCGTTCCCCCGCCGAGCCGTCCCGGTCCAGCGCCGCAAGGGCCTCGAGGCTGCGGTCCCGCAGAGCCTCGGGCCAATCGGTCCAGGGAACCCCGCCGAACCGCTCCTTCAGGGCCACGAAGCGGCACCAGTCCCGCAGCCACCCCGAGGCCTCGTCGGCGAAACGCTCCCGGTCCTCCCGGAAGCGCCCGTCCCGTCGGGCCCGGTCCCAGGCGGCGGCCAGCAGACGGTTCTTGGCGCGGACCGATCGTTCCAGCTCCGCCCGGTCCGGCCGGGCCGGGGCGATCCGGGCGGCGGCCTCCTCCCCCTCGTCGATCCATCCCTCTTCCCGGAGGTCTTCCGGGGAGACGAGGAGGGGGTTCAGGGCGAAGGCGCTGGGGGAGGCGTAGGGGCTGAACCCGAAGGCCCCCTCCACGGGCCCCAGGGGCAACACCTGCCAGACCGACCAGCCCCGGTCCCCCAGGGTCCGGGCGAACCCCCGGGCTCGGGGCCCCAGATCCCCCACCCCGTAGGGGCCGGGCAGAGAGGTCACGTGAAGCAGCACGCCCTTGCGTCGC
The sequence above is drawn from the Aminomonas paucivorans DSM 12260 genome and encodes:
- the malQ gene encoding 4-alpha-glucanotransferase, with the protein product MFSRRRKGVLLHVTSLPGPYGVGDLGPRARGFARTLGDRGWSVWQVLPLGPVEGAFGFSPYASPSAFALNPLLVSPEDLREEGWIDEGEEAAARIAPARPDRAELERSVRAKNRLLAAAWDRARRDGRFREDRERFADEASGWLRDWCRFVALKERFGGVPWTDWPEALRDRSLEALAALDRDGSAGERMAFEGFVQFLAHRQLDRLKGHCAGAGVHLFGDLPIYVAADGADAWAHRELFQLDASGRPVEVAGVPPDYFSETGQRWGNPLFRWDVLEAQGFRWWVDRLRWTLRGLDTVRIDHFRGFCGYWAIPAGEATAVKGCWRPGPGKAFFDALHAAFGVPPVEDLPPGVPSPLPLVAEDLGVITEDVIALMHRYRLPGMRVLQFAFGGDGDNPHLPPNHEPLGVVYTGTHDNNTARGWWTSDATGEEKRALFDYLGRPVGAEEVPRELTRLALQSPSRLAVVPLQDLQGLPGSARMNRPASKGGNWAWRARSLEFPG